The proteins below are encoded in one region of Tessaracoccus aquimaris:
- a CDS encoding DUF4921 family protein, which produces MAEDFLVNLPDGTVKQRNPFTGTEVWTAPGRGDRPLGVTHPDPHPLAARDFTHTCAFCQARYLDTPPEKQRLVRDGDAWRLLDALPADALFDTVADFRRVPNLFEILGYDYWHLNYGYVLPAPVRRRRDAYLASVAGRAHVLAVESGKLRASGVDVAALGEDDILARASGFFGGGHDVVIARRHYVDGATDSTGLASSGTLTPEEHAQFIAFSADAARSKYDLIPAARYVVVFQNWLKPAGASFDHLHKQIVAVDDVGAQQEAAIQRATANPNVFNDDAVAVAQRNALVIAHNEHAVAFAGFGHRYPTIEVYSRSPEGVPWLQSPEEVRGMSDLLHAMHAATGADVASNEEWHYRPPGTTVAMPWRIMLKWRVSTLAGFEGATKIYLNTIAPGTLRARVVARLVELREQGRIAAGLRLADEADLRPDPLLYR; this is translated from the coding sequence ATGGCTGAAGACTTCCTGGTGAATCTGCCCGACGGCACCGTCAAGCAACGCAACCCGTTCACCGGGACAGAGGTCTGGACGGCGCCCGGCAGGGGAGACCGGCCGCTCGGCGTCACGCATCCCGACCCGCACCCGCTCGCCGCGCGCGACTTCACGCACACCTGCGCGTTCTGCCAGGCGCGCTACCTCGACACCCCGCCCGAGAAGCAGCGACTTGTCCGCGACGGCGACGCATGGCGACTCCTCGACGCGCTGCCCGCCGACGCGCTATTCGACACGGTCGCCGACTTCCGCCGCGTCCCCAACCTGTTCGAGATCCTCGGCTACGACTACTGGCACCTCAACTACGGCTACGTGCTGCCCGCCCCCGTGCGGCGCAGGCGCGACGCCTACCTCGCCTCCGTTGCGGGAAGGGCGCACGTCCTGGCGGTCGAGTCGGGCAAGTTGCGGGCCTCCGGCGTCGACGTCGCCGCGCTGGGCGAGGATGACATCCTGGCGCGGGCCTCCGGCTTCTTCGGCGGAGGCCACGACGTCGTGATCGCCCGCAGGCACTACGTCGACGGCGCCACCGACAGCACCGGCCTCGCGTCGTCCGGGACCCTTACGCCGGAGGAGCACGCCCAGTTCATCGCCTTCAGCGCGGATGCGGCCCGCTCCAAGTACGACCTGATCCCCGCCGCGCGCTACGTGGTGGTGTTCCAGAACTGGCTCAAGCCCGCAGGGGCCTCCTTCGACCACCTGCACAAGCAGATCGTCGCCGTCGACGACGTCGGGGCGCAGCAGGAGGCGGCGATCCAGCGGGCCACCGCCAACCCGAACGTGTTCAACGACGATGCCGTCGCCGTCGCCCAGCGCAATGCCCTGGTAATCGCCCACAACGAGCATGCGGTCGCGTTCGCCGGATTCGGGCACCGCTACCCGACGATCGAGGTGTACTCGCGCAGCCCCGAGGGGGTGCCGTGGCTGCAGTCGCCGGAGGAGGTGCGCGGCATGTCCGACCTGCTGCACGCCATGCACGCGGCCACCGGGGCGGACGTGGCGAGCAACGAGGAGTGGCACTACCGACCGCCGGGCACGACGGTGGCAATGCCGTGGCGCATCATGCTGAAGTGGCGCGTCTCCACGCTCGCGGGGTTCGAGGGAGCCACCAAGATTTATCTGAACACCATCGCGCCGGGTACGCTACGTGCTCGCGTCGTCGCCCGCCTCGTGGAACTCCGCGAGCAGGGGCGGATCGCCGCGGGGCTGAGGCTCGCCGACGAGGCGGACCTCCGTCCCGACCCGCTGCTCTACCGGTAG
- a CDS encoding ATP-binding cassette domain-containing protein: MRLVAEGLGHRFPGQPPLFADLSFDLRPGVLYGLVGPSGSGKSTLLSILSGGLRPSNGNIEAIGVDRIGWIMQNPVGAPRRTAIDQVAVPLLARGLLRREAEPQARDLLDRFGLAHVAAREFRRLSGGEAQRMCLARAAASDYDAILIDEPTAQLDRDTAHTIGDVIREMVSEERIVVLATHDELLRNRCDQILQVDPVAP, from the coding sequence GTGCGGCTCGTAGCCGAAGGGCTGGGGCACCGGTTCCCGGGCCAGCCTCCGCTGTTCGCCGACCTGTCGTTCGACCTTCGACCCGGTGTGCTGTACGGCCTGGTCGGGCCCTCGGGCTCGGGGAAGAGCACGCTGTTGTCGATACTCTCCGGCGGGCTGCGCCCCAGCAACGGCAATATCGAGGCCATCGGCGTCGACCGGATCGGGTGGATCATGCAGAACCCCGTTGGCGCCCCGCGACGCACCGCAATCGATCAGGTTGCCGTGCCCCTCCTCGCGCGAGGGCTCTTGCGACGTGAGGCCGAACCGCAGGCAAGGGATCTGCTCGATCGATTCGGACTCGCTCACGTAGCGGCACGGGAGTTCCGCCGACTGTCAGGCGGCGAGGCCCAACGGATGTGCCTGGCTCGCGCAGCCGCGAGCGACTACGACGCGATCCTGATCGATGAGCCCACTGCCCAACTCGACCGCGACACCGCACACACCATCGGTGACGTGATCCGCGAGATGGTCTCTGAGGAACGGATCGTTGTGCTGGCCACTCACGACGAGCTGCTGAGGAACAGATGCGACCAGATCCTTCAGGTCGACCCGGTGGCGCCATGA
- a CDS encoding peptidoglycan-binding domain-containing protein: protein MGVVWFSAFRPIDEPTLGDAGESFYALARSEFADERPVEVSVAPAPGRPLIVRESGILTTVDCAVGDYWASGSSPVAVGGAGLLLLSGQEPWYRDLTAGDEGEDVANLQRALNHLGAEIPVSGRFDTLTQDAWKKTATKAQVPAKDGVFRLSQVVWLPENEVIITQCPLSAGQDIAAGAVIGTASSGHATVSLAAPADLFDGPRTLTVAATTVKLDKDLRLADPEDARAVLATAEVTAAIAQGTGESVQVSGALRLATPIPVYAVPPSSVVRDASARVCVLSAGSPIAAEVISSALGLTYVRLVGDPPPAVDVYPAMDATCGS from the coding sequence GTGGGAGTCGTCTGGTTCTCGGCGTTCCGGCCAATCGATGAGCCTACGCTGGGAGACGCGGGCGAGTCGTTCTATGCCTTGGCCCGCAGCGAGTTCGCCGACGAGCGTCCGGTCGAAGTCAGCGTGGCGCCGGCGCCAGGCAGACCCCTGATCGTACGGGAGTCCGGCATCCTCACAACGGTCGACTGCGCGGTCGGCGATTATTGGGCCTCGGGCTCGTCTCCCGTTGCGGTGGGCGGGGCAGGGCTGCTGCTATTGAGCGGGCAGGAACCGTGGTACCGGGACTTGACGGCCGGTGACGAGGGTGAGGATGTGGCGAACCTGCAGCGTGCACTGAACCATCTCGGTGCTGAGATACCCGTCTCCGGGCGGTTCGACACCTTGACTCAGGACGCATGGAAGAAGACCGCGACCAAGGCCCAGGTGCCCGCAAAGGATGGGGTTTTCCGGCTGAGTCAGGTCGTGTGGCTACCTGAGAACGAGGTCATCATCACGCAGTGCCCTCTCTCCGCGGGGCAGGACATCGCTGCCGGCGCGGTGATCGGGACGGCCAGCTCTGGCCACGCCACAGTGAGCCTTGCCGCTCCCGCGGACCTCTTCGATGGGCCCCGCACCCTGACCGTCGCAGCGACGACGGTGAAGCTCGACAAGGACCTCCGCCTGGCCGATCCGGAAGACGCCAGAGCCGTGCTGGCGACGGCAGAGGTCACCGCCGCCATCGCCCAGGGAACCGGGGAGAGCGTCCAGGTCAGTGGGGCGTTGCGTCTTGCGACGCCGATTCCGGTCTATGCGGTACCGCCTTCCTCGGTGGTCAGGGACGCCTCAGCGCGGGTGTGCGTGCTGAGCGCTGGATCCCCCATCGCGGCAGAGGTCATCAGTTCCGCGTTGGGCCTGACCTACGTGCGGCTGGTGGGCGATCCACCACCGGCCGTCGACGTGTATCCCGCGATGGATGCCACGTGCGGCTCGTAG
- a CDS encoding matrixin family metalloprotease has product MKIVHRFFAAFVVGTLIVFAAQLDASAYTTTGCKWGSGTIKVDTRYVNGHFFTAIKQAISNYTSATDVTMSYVDASGPGLKAQNADYGYTGWEGRADWTCALGRYIGVTAKINMTYLPGTSSTDVPRLKVVWLHELGHSIGLGHVSTVKRVMYTSASTAYSNGVRSLTSDEIAGVNALY; this is encoded by the coding sequence ATGAAAATCGTTCACAGGTTCTTCGCCGCCTTCGTCGTGGGGACCCTCATAGTCTTCGCGGCTCAGCTTGACGCGAGCGCCTACACGACGACCGGCTGCAAATGGGGGTCGGGCACCATCAAGGTCGACACTCGCTATGTCAACGGACATTTCTTCACCGCCATCAAGCAGGCGATCTCCAACTACACTTCCGCGACGGACGTCACGATGTCGTATGTCGACGCAAGCGGCCCCGGACTGAAGGCGCAGAACGCTGATTATGGGTATACCGGCTGGGAAGGTAGGGCGGATTGGACATGTGCGTTGGGGCGCTACATCGGCGTTACCGCGAAGATCAACATGACCTACCTGCCGGGAACCTCCAGCACCGACGTCCCTCGCCTGAAGGTCGTCTGGCTGCACGAACTCGGTCATTCAATCGGGCTTGGACACGTATCGACTGTCAAGCGCGTTATGTATACGTCTGCTAGCACGGCATACAGCAATGGTGTCCGCAGCCTGACCAGCGACGAAATCGCTGGTGTGAACGCGCTCTACTAA
- a CDS encoding heme o synthase, with the protein MAVMSVTVPAKARFGDVVKAYVALTKPRVVELLLVTTIPAMFLAAGGLPPWRLILVTLVGGFLAAGSANTFNCVWDADIDEIMRRTRRRPVPRHQVSTAAALVFGIVLGIAATLILGFGANWLSAILALAANAFYVFVYTMWLKRRTWQNTIWGGIAGCFPPLIGWTAVTGSVALAPFILFAIVFLWTPPHTWALAFRYKEDYAAADVPMLPVVRPAPKVSNQILAYTVATVLVSLALWPLTPTGLLYPIAAAVLGAVFIWEAVALWRRAHRGLEGAQLKAMRLFHWSNTYLALLFLAVAIDPLVF; encoded by the coding sequence GTGGCTGTCATGAGTGTGACGGTGCCTGCGAAGGCGCGGTTCGGCGATGTCGTGAAGGCATATGTTGCCCTCACCAAACCACGCGTCGTCGAATTGCTGCTCGTCACGACCATTCCGGCGATGTTCCTGGCCGCAGGAGGGCTCCCTCCGTGGCGGCTGATCCTCGTCACGTTGGTCGGCGGATTCCTCGCGGCCGGGTCGGCCAACACGTTCAACTGCGTGTGGGACGCCGACATCGACGAGATCATGCGCCGCACCCGCAGGCGCCCCGTCCCGCGCCATCAGGTCAGCACCGCCGCCGCCTTGGTGTTCGGCATCGTGCTCGGCATCGCCGCGACCCTGATCCTCGGCTTCGGCGCCAACTGGCTCTCGGCGATCCTTGCGCTGGCCGCCAACGCGTTCTACGTCTTCGTCTACACGATGTGGCTGAAGCGCCGCACCTGGCAGAACACCATCTGGGGCGGCATCGCCGGCTGCTTCCCGCCCCTGATCGGCTGGACTGCCGTGACGGGCAGCGTCGCGCTCGCGCCGTTCATCCTGTTCGCGATCGTGTTCCTGTGGACGCCCCCGCACACGTGGGCGCTGGCGTTCCGCTACAAGGAGGACTACGCCGCCGCCGACGTGCCGATGCTGCCGGTCGTGCGCCCCGCGCCGAAGGTCTCCAACCAGATTCTGGCCTACACGGTCGCCACCGTGCTCGTCTCGCTCGCGCTGTGGCCGCTGACCCCGACCGGCCTGCTGTACCCGATCGCCGCCGCCGTGCTCGGCGCGGTGTTCATCTGGGAGGCCGTCGCGCTGTGGCGCCGCGCGCACCGTGGCCTCGAGGGCGCCCAACTCAAGGCGATGCGCCTGTTCCACTGGTCCAACACCTACCTGGCGCTGCTGTTCCTCGCCGTTGCGATCGACCCGCTGGTCTTCTGA
- a CDS encoding glucose-6-phosphate dehydrogenase assembly protein OpcA, translating to MIVDLKNTTARAISAALIDAHRGVGNATGLVLTLVIVTSESRFEEVLEAAKASATAHPSRVIVATYADGDEPYLDASVEVGEGLPGDLIVLRLHGALRDHGDSVCLPLLLPDSPTIVWWPHEAPDNLATDPIGSLADRRITDAAGCGDPVAALVRRARNHAPGDTDLTWTRLTRWRALLAAALDQSEEQVTGARVEAAPDNAPALLLAAWLKQRLGVDVEYRRGDHQGVNSVVLTTPEGDITVRRIAAGSAIYQVPGQPERTVALRRRPLTDLLTEELRRMDADDIFEAAAEQIVADSEGR from the coding sequence ATGATCGTCGACCTGAAGAACACCACCGCGCGCGCCATCTCCGCCGCGCTGATCGACGCCCACCGCGGCGTTGGCAACGCCACCGGCCTCGTGCTGACCCTTGTCATCGTGACGAGCGAATCGCGCTTCGAGGAGGTCCTCGAGGCCGCGAAGGCCTCCGCCACCGCCCACCCCTCGCGCGTCATCGTCGCGACCTACGCCGACGGCGACGAGCCGTACCTGGACGCGAGCGTCGAGGTCGGCGAGGGCCTCCCCGGCGACCTGATCGTGCTGAGGCTGCACGGGGCGCTGCGCGACCACGGCGACTCGGTGTGCCTTCCGCTGCTGCTTCCCGACTCCCCCACCATCGTGTGGTGGCCCCACGAGGCGCCCGACAACCTGGCAACCGACCCGATCGGCTCGCTCGCGGACCGGCGGATCACCGACGCGGCGGGCTGCGGCGACCCCGTCGCCGCGCTGGTGCGCAGGGCCCGCAACCACGCCCCCGGCGACACCGACCTGACCTGGACCCGGCTGACCCGCTGGCGCGCGCTGCTCGCCGCGGCGCTCGACCAGTCCGAGGAGCAGGTCACCGGCGCCCGCGTCGAGGCAGCCCCCGACAACGCCCCCGCGCTGCTGCTTGCCGCCTGGCTGAAGCAGCGCCTCGGCGTCGACGTCGAATACCGGCGGGGCGACCATCAGGGCGTCAACTCGGTCGTCCTGACCACCCCCGAGGGCGACATCACCGTCCGCAGGATCGCAGCGGGCAGCGCCATCTACCAGGTGCCGGGCCAGCCGGAGCGGACGGTGGCGCTGCGCCGCAGGCCGCTGACCGACCTGCTGACCGAGGAACTGCGTCGCATGGACGCCGACGACATCTTCGAGGCCGCCGCCGAGCAGATCGTCGCCGACTCCGAGGGACGGTAG
- the pgl gene encoding 6-phosphogluconolactonase encodes MYTRVVRLCDADDVSTTVAGLLLERLLELQASQPIVHVCLTGGDTANAMYEKFAELADGSELDASKLQLWWGDERFVPATDPARNSLQAITRLARTISIKSADTHMMAAADGRKDPHESAAEYEAELGSTTFDITLLGIGKDGHVASLFPNHPSSDPTSRGVIGVTDSPKEPSERISLTAGSLKRSHEVWYLATGTGKAHAVSATLDGDPRLPGSQIKGDVATVWFLDQGAAEELPPQYTCAF; translated from the coding sequence GTGTACACCCGCGTGGTGCGCCTCTGCGACGCCGACGACGTCTCGACGACGGTCGCTGGCCTGCTGCTGGAGCGGCTGCTCGAACTGCAGGCGAGCCAGCCGATCGTGCACGTCTGTCTGACCGGTGGCGACACCGCCAACGCGATGTACGAGAAGTTCGCGGAACTGGCCGACGGCTCAGAACTCGACGCCTCGAAGCTGCAGTTGTGGTGGGGAGACGAGCGCTTCGTCCCCGCGACGGACCCGGCCCGCAACTCGCTGCAGGCGATCACCCGGCTGGCGCGCACCATCTCGATCAAGTCGGCGGACACCCACATGATGGCGGCGGCGGACGGGCGCAAGGACCCGCACGAGTCGGCGGCGGAGTACGAGGCGGAACTCGGGTCGACCACCTTCGACATCACGCTGCTGGGGATCGGCAAGGACGGCCACGTCGCGTCGCTCTTCCCGAACCACCCGAGCTCCGACCCGACGTCGCGGGGCGTGATCGGGGTGACCGACAGCCCCAAGGAGCCCTCCGAGCGGATCAGCCTCACCGCCGGGTCGCTGAAGCGTTCGCACGAGGTCTGGTACCTGGCGACCGGAACGGGCAAGGCGCACGCGGTGTCCGCGACGCTGGACGGCGACCCGCGGCTCCCGGGATCGCAGATCAAGGGCGACGTCGCGACGGTGTGGTTCCTGGACCAAGGTGCCGCCGAGGAACTGCCACCCCAGTACACCTGCGCCTTCTGA
- a CDS encoding RNA polymerase-binding protein RbpA, translating to MAGGNAIRGTRVGAGPMGEAERGDTAPRLHVSYFCASGHVTRPAFAADAQVPETWDCPRCGLPANMDADNPPPPPKITPYKTHLAYVKERRTDAEAEQILEEAVTALRARRASGEVIY from the coding sequence GTGGCTGGTGGCAATGCCATTCGTGGAACACGCGTCGGTGCAGGACCCATGGGCGAGGCGGAGCGCGGCGATACCGCGCCCCGACTGCACGTCTCCTACTTCTGTGCCAGCGGGCACGTGACGCGCCCGGCCTTCGCGGCCGACGCGCAGGTCCCGGAGACGTGGGACTGCCCGCGCTGCGGGCTGCCCGCGAACATGGATGCGGACAACCCGCCGCCGCCCCCGAAGATCACCCCGTACAAGACGCACCTCGCCTACGTCAAGGAGCGTCGCACGGACGCCGAGGCGGAGCAGATCCTTGAGGAGGCGGTGACCGCGCTGCGCGCGCGACGCGCGAGCGGCGAGGTCATCTACTGA
- the secG gene encoding preprotein translocase subunit SecG, with the protein MYRVIVPLVSVPITVLSIIVTILSILLAATVLLHKGRGGGMSDLFGGGMSSSMGGASTAERRLDRITVVLGLLWLLTIVGLLVLYRLG; encoded by the coding sequence ATGTACCGCGTGATTGTCCCCCTCGTGTCTGTGCCCATTACGGTGCTGTCGATCATCGTCACGATCCTCAGCATTCTGCTCGCGGCGACCGTCCTCCTCCACAAGGGACGCGGCGGTGGCATGTCAGACCTCTTCGGCGGCGGCATGTCCAGTTCGATGGGCGGCGCATCGACGGCAGAACGCAGGCTCGACCGGATCACGGTCGTGCTCGGGTTGCTATGGCTGCTGACCATCGTCGGTCTGCTCGTGCTGTACCGACTGGGCTGA
- the tpiA gene encoding triose-phosphate isomerase, whose product MTRTPIMAGNWKMNIDHIEATGLVEKIHYTLVDKDWDPKKSECVLCVPFTDIRTVRTLIDGDRIPFGLGAQNVSEHDNGAFTGEISVTMLSKLGVQYVVVGHSERRQFFGETDELVNAKTAKVLGAGMIPIVCVGEGLDIRKAGDQVSYTLAQVQGALAGLTSEQVAGLVIAYEPVWAIGTGEVATPADAQEVCGAIRREVASLYDEATAESVRIQYGGSVKSGNVVQIMDQPDVDGCLVGGASLQPEEFAAIVRFYQL is encoded by the coding sequence ATGACTCGCACGCCCATCATGGCCGGCAACTGGAAGATGAACATCGACCACATCGAGGCCACCGGACTCGTGGAGAAGATCCACTACACCCTCGTCGACAAGGACTGGGACCCCAAGAAGTCGGAGTGCGTGCTGTGCGTGCCCTTCACCGACATCCGCACGGTCCGCACCCTGATCGACGGCGACCGTATCCCGTTCGGGCTCGGCGCGCAGAACGTCTCCGAGCACGACAACGGCGCCTTCACGGGCGAGATCTCCGTGACGATGCTGTCGAAGCTCGGCGTCCAGTACGTCGTCGTCGGCCACTCGGAGCGCCGTCAGTTCTTCGGTGAGACCGACGAACTGGTCAACGCGAAGACCGCAAAGGTGCTCGGCGCCGGGATGATCCCGATCGTGTGCGTCGGTGAGGGCCTCGACATCCGCAAGGCGGGCGACCAGGTCTCCTACACCCTCGCGCAGGTCCAGGGCGCCCTCGCGGGCCTCACCTCCGAGCAGGTCGCGGGCCTCGTGATCGCCTACGAGCCCGTCTGGGCCATCGGCACCGGCGAGGTCGCCACCCCGGCCGACGCGCAGGAGGTCTGCGGCGCGATCCGTCGCGAGGTCGCATCGCTCTACGACGAGGCAACCGCCGAGTCGGTCCGCATCCAGTACGGCGGCTCCGTCAAGTCCGGAAACGTCGTCCAGATCATGGATCAGCCCGACGTCGACGGCTGCCTCGTGGGCGGCGCGAGCCTGCAGCCCGAGGAGTTCGCGGCGATCGTGCGCTTCTACCAGCTCTGA
- a CDS encoding phosphoglycerate kinase, translating into MKSVADLGDLSGKRVLIRNDFNVPLDADKNITDDGRIRAALPTLNQLRDAGARIVIMAHLGRPKGEVNPKYSLAPVAKRLGELLGTDVKFASDVVGDSATAVVDSLQDGEVALLENVRYEPGEESKDEAERTELAKKYAAFGDIFVSDGFGVVHRKQASVYDVAKLLPSAAGSLVAKEVGVLKQLTESPERPYVVVLGGAKVADKLSVIDNLLKVADTLVIGGGMLFTFLKAQGHDIGTSLVDDANLETCRGYLEQAKAEGKVILLPVDVRVADGADFEGLKAIGDVEVVSADAIPADKMGLDIGPESEKLFAAAIREAKTVFWNGPMGVFEIKEFSDGTLAVAKALTEVGGLSVVGGGDSAAAVRALGFADEEFGHISTGGGASLEFLEGKELPGISVLEENN; encoded by the coding sequence ATGAAGTCTGTCGCAGACCTTGGAGATCTCTCCGGTAAGCGCGTCCTCATCCGCAACGACTTCAACGTCCCGCTGGATGCAGACAAGAACATCACCGACGACGGCCGCATCCGCGCCGCGCTTCCGACGCTGAACCAGCTCCGCGACGCCGGCGCCCGCATCGTCATCATGGCCCACCTCGGCCGCCCCAAGGGCGAGGTCAACCCCAAGTATTCGCTCGCCCCCGTCGCGAAGCGCCTCGGTGAACTGCTCGGCACCGACGTCAAGTTCGCCTCCGACGTCGTCGGCGATTCCGCCACCGCCGTGGTCGACTCGCTGCAGGACGGAGAGGTCGCCCTGCTGGAGAACGTCCGCTACGAGCCGGGCGAGGAATCAAAGGACGAGGCCGAGCGCACCGAACTTGCCAAGAAGTACGCGGCCTTCGGTGACATCTTCGTCTCCGACGGCTTCGGGGTCGTGCACCGCAAGCAGGCCTCCGTCTACGACGTCGCCAAGCTGCTGCCCAGCGCCGCAGGTTCGCTCGTCGCGAAGGAGGTCGGGGTCCTCAAGCAGCTCACCGAGTCGCCCGAGCGCCCCTACGTCGTCGTCCTCGGCGGCGCGAAGGTCGCAGACAAGCTCTCCGTGATCGACAACCTGCTCAAGGTCGCGGACACGCTCGTGATCGGCGGCGGCATGCTCTTCACCTTCCTGAAGGCCCAGGGCCACGACATCGGCACGTCGCTCGTCGACGACGCCAACCTCGAGACCTGCCGGGGCTACCTGGAGCAGGCGAAGGCCGAGGGTAAGGTCATCCTGCTCCCCGTCGACGTCCGCGTCGCTGACGGCGCCGACTTCGAGGGCCTCAAGGCCATCGGTGACGTCGAGGTCGTCTCCGCCGACGCGATCCCCGCCGACAAGATGGGCCTCGACATCGGCCCCGAGTCGGAGAAGCTGTTCGCCGCGGCGATCCGTGAGGCCAAGACCGTGTTCTGGAACGGCCCGATGGGCGTGTTCGAGATCAAGGAGTTCTCCGACGGCACCCTGGCCGTCGCGAAGGCCCTCACCGAGGTCGGCGGCCTGTCTGTCGTCGGCGGTGGCGACTCCGCCGCAGCGGTCCGCGCGCTGGGCTTCGCCGACGAAGAGTTCGGCCACATTTCGACCGGCGGCGGCGCGTCGCTGGAATTCCTGGAGGGCAAGGAACTGCCCGGTATTTCCGTTCTTGAGGAGAACAACTGA
- the gap gene encoding type I glyceraldehyde-3-phosphate dehydrogenase, whose product MTVKVAINGFGRIGRNYFRALVAAGADLEVVAVNDLTDNKTLAHLLKYDSILGRFPGEVSYDEDALHVDGKEIKAFAEKDPAQLPWGELGVDIVIESTGFFTDAQKAKAHLDAGAKKVLISAPAKNEDITIVMGVNDDKYDPAIHNIISNASCTTNCLAPMAKALNDGIGIERGLMTTIHAYTQDQNLQDAPHKDLRRARAAALNMVPTTTGAAKAVSLVLPELKGKLDGYAMRVPTPTGSATDLTFEASRETTVEEINEIVKKAADGRILVYTEDEIVSKDIETDPASCIFDAKLTKVIGNQVKVLGWYDNEWGYSNRLVNLTELVGSKL is encoded by the coding sequence ATGACCGTTAAGGTTGCAATCAACGGGTTTGGCCGCATCGGCCGTAACTACTTCCGCGCGCTTGTCGCCGCAGGAGCCGATCTTGAGGTCGTTGCTGTCAACGACCTGACCGACAACAAGACCCTGGCCCACCTCCTCAAGTACGACTCCATCCTGGGTCGCTTCCCGGGCGAGGTCAGCTACGACGAGGACGCGCTGCACGTCGACGGCAAGGAGATCAAGGCCTTCGCCGAGAAGGATCCCGCGCAGCTTCCGTGGGGCGAGCTTGGTGTCGACATCGTCATCGAGTCGACCGGCTTCTTCACCGACGCCCAGAAGGCAAAGGCGCACCTCGACGCCGGCGCCAAGAAGGTGCTCATCTCGGCTCCGGCCAAGAATGAGGACATCACCATCGTGATGGGCGTCAACGACGACAAGTACGATCCGGCGATCCACAACATCATCTCGAACGCCTCCTGCACCACCAACTGCCTCGCCCCGATGGCAAAGGCCCTCAACGACGGCATCGGCATCGAGCGTGGCCTCATGACCACGATCCACGCCTACACGCAGGACCAGAACCTCCAGGACGCTCCTCACAAGGATCTGCGTCGCGCCCGCGCCGCCGCCCTGAACATGGTTCCCACCACCACCGGTGCGGCCAAGGCCGTCTCCCTGGTGCTGCCCGAGCTGAAGGGCAAGCTGGACGGCTACGCCATGCGCGTTCCCACCCCGACCGGCTCCGCCACCGACCTCACCTTCGAGGCCTCGCGTGAGACCACCGTCGAGGAGATCAACGAGATCGTCAAGAAGGCCGCCGACGGCCGAATCCTCGTCTACACCGAGGATGAGATCGTCAGCAAGGACATCGAGACCGATCCCGCTTCCTGCATCTTCGACGCGAAGCTGACCAAGGTCATCGGCAACCAGGTCAAGGTGCTCGGCTGGTACGACAACGAGTGGGGCTACTCCAACCGTCTCGTCAACCTGACCGAGCTCGTCGGCTCGAAGCTCTGA